The Geobacter sp. AOG2 genome includes a window with the following:
- a CDS encoding OmpW family protein encodes MRRALLGAAGIAASIMMLGMATIAGAADDYQKFGVRFRAIYVMPDETFDSELSAAKAKVGDDIMPELDLEYFFLKNVSTELIAGVTRNDIKINGQFQGSTWLLPPTLTVKYHPLAGDLVSPYIGVGLNVTFPFNSRLNNDQSFSIDNSVGWAAQAGVDIKIKDNLYFNFDYKYINADTKVKIAGTKYDLDINPHLFGIGVGYRF; translated from the coding sequence ATGAGAAGAGCATTGCTTGGAGCGGCGGGGATTGCGGCATCGATAATGATGCTGGGGATGGCGACCATAGCCGGGGCGGCGGACGACTACCAGAAGTTCGGCGTACGTTTCAGGGCGATCTACGTCATGCCGGATGAGACGTTCGACAGCGAACTGAGCGCAGCAAAAGCCAAGGTGGGCGACGACATCATGCCTGAACTCGACCTGGAATACTTCTTCCTGAAGAATGTGTCCACGGAGCTGATAGCCGGCGTCACCAGGAACGACATCAAGATCAATGGCCAATTCCAAGGGTCCACATGGCTGCTTCCTCCCACCCTGACCGTAAAATACCACCCACTGGCCGGCGATCTGGTTAGCCCCTACATCGGCGTTGGTTTGAACGTCACCTTTCCCTTCAATTCCCGGCTGAACAACGATCAAAGTTTCAGCATCGACAACAGCGTCGGCTGGGCCGCCCAGGCTGGCGTCGACATCAAAATCAAGGACAACCTCTACTTCAACTTCGACTACAAGTACATCAACGCCGACACCAAGGTCAAGATCGCCGGCACCAAGTACGACCTCGACATCAATCCACACCTCTTCGGCATCGGCGTCGGCTACCGTTTCTAA
- a CDS encoding Xaa-Pro peptidase family protein, with amino-acid sequence MRLTPATELEYRCKMLQNHMAAEELDAIIIVQNADLFYFTGTVQSGCLYVPAHGQPLYLVRRDAARARMESGLREVMPFTSPKDIQPLVAGYGYPEPKRIGMEFDVLPVGLFERYRKVFPNAQFSDATPLIRLVRMIKSHYEIHLMKDAADQVDKVTRRAAEVIREGMSDVELAAELEHTARLNGHLGLIRMRAFNGEMLFGHTFSGTDSAVPAYTDTPFGGVGPSPCFGQGASYKPIGRNEPIIVDFAGSIDGYLVDQTRIFALDGLSDRLRKGYDDMVRVQELMKQIAVVGAPWGEVYDRCLALAVEMGYADSFMGAKGSQVSFIGHGLGVEIDEYPFIARGFKDMVLQVGMAFAFEPKVVFPGEGAVGIENTFYISEEGLKQLTYSSEELVILHR; translated from the coding sequence ATGCGCCTGACCCCTGCCACCGAGTTGGAATACCGTTGTAAAATGTTACAAAATCATATGGCCGCCGAAGAATTGGATGCCATCATTATCGTCCAGAATGCCGACCTGTTCTATTTTACGGGCACCGTTCAGAGCGGCTGTCTGTATGTACCTGCGCATGGACAGCCGCTGTACCTGGTACGCCGGGATGCGGCCAGGGCGCGTATGGAGTCGGGGCTTAGGGAGGTGATGCCCTTCACTTCGCCCAAGGATATCCAACCGTTGGTGGCAGGGTACGGATATCCCGAACCGAAGCGGATCGGCATGGAGTTCGACGTGCTGCCGGTCGGCCTGTTCGAGCGCTACCGCAAGGTGTTTCCCAATGCGCAATTCAGTGATGCCACGCCACTGATCCGTTTGGTGCGCATGATCAAAAGCCACTACGAAATCCACCTCATGAAGGATGCGGCGGACCAGGTCGATAAGGTGACCCGCCGGGCGGCGGAGGTGATCCGGGAAGGGATGAGCGATGTGGAGTTGGCGGCAGAGCTTGAGCATACGGCCCGCCTGAACGGACACCTGGGTTTGATCAGAATGCGGGCCTTTAATGGCGAAATGCTCTTTGGCCATACCTTTTCCGGCACGGACAGCGCTGTACCGGCCTATACGGACACTCCCTTCGGCGGCGTGGGACCCAGCCCCTGTTTCGGACAGGGGGCGAGCTACAAGCCGATCGGCCGCAACGAGCCGATCATTGTCGACTTTGCCGGGAGCATTGACGGCTATCTGGTTGACCAGACCCGCATCTTTGCCCTTGATGGTCTGTCCGACCGGTTGCGCAAGGGGTATGACGACATGGTGCGGGTGCAGGAACTGATGAAGCAGATCGCCGTTGTGGGCGCACCTTGGGGGGAGGTGTATGACCGTTGTCTGGCGCTGGCAGTGGAGATGGGTTATGCCGACAGCTTCATGGGGGCCAAAGGTTCTCAGGTCTCCTTCATCGGTCATGGCCTGGGGGTCGAGATCGATGAATATCCCTTTATTGCACGGGGGTTCAAGGATATGGTTCTCCAGGTGGGAATGGCCTTTGCCTTTGAGCCCAAAGTCGTCTTTCCGGGTGAGGGAGCTGTCGGTATCGAGAATACCTTCTATATCAGCGAGGAGGGGCTCAAGCAATTGACCTATTCAAGCGAAGAACTGGTTATTCTGCACCGCTAG
- a CDS encoding AMP-binding protein, with protein sequence MSQQITLTVGGLLDDMARRFPENDALVHPQRGLRYSYREFNEVCRQVAKGLLALGVKKGDNVAIWAYNVPEWVMLQFATAKIGAVLVTVNTAYKSAELDYILNQSDSTTLFMVKSFKDTDYVQTLYDVAPELPVTEPGKLSCPKLPYLKNVVFIGDESPAGMFTFEAMVAAGKRISDAELNAVEATLDCHEVINMQYTSGTTGFPKGVMLTHFNLVNNGFNIGECMKFTEKDRLCITVPFFHCFGCVLGVMACVTHGSTMVPVEIFDPLKVLQTVEQEKCTALHGVPTMFIAELEHPEFSKFDLSSLRTGIMAGSVCPIEVMKRAVKDMNLTEITSVYGQTESSPGITQTRTDDPIELRVATVGRALPGAEVKIIDIETGATLPPGKQGELCGRGYMVMRGYYKMPEETAKVIDSDGWLHTGDLAIMDENGYCKITGRIKQMIIRGGENIYPREIEEFLYTHPKVSDVQIYGVPDRKYGEQVMAAIILKKGMEMTEAEVREFCKGKIANYKIPKYVKFVDGYPMTASGKIQKFKLREMAIKELQLEDASETA encoded by the coding sequence ATGTCACAACAAATCACTCTGACGGTAGGTGGGCTCCTTGATGATATGGCGCGGCGTTTCCCTGAAAATGACGCCCTGGTCCATCCTCAACGAGGTCTGCGTTACAGCTATAGGGAATTTAACGAGGTATGCCGCCAGGTAGCCAAGGGTTTGCTCGCCTTGGGGGTCAAAAAGGGGGACAATGTTGCCATCTGGGCCTACAACGTTCCCGAGTGGGTCATGCTCCAATTCGCCACGGCCAAGATCGGCGCTGTGCTGGTAACAGTCAATACGGCCTACAAATCGGCCGAACTCGACTATATCCTCAATCAGTCCGACTCCACCACACTCTTCATGGTCAAGTCCTTCAAGGATACGGACTATGTGCAGACTCTGTACGATGTCGCGCCGGAACTTCCGGTTACGGAGCCGGGCAAGCTGTCGTGTCCGAAGCTGCCCTATCTCAAGAATGTCGTCTTTATCGGCGATGAATCCCCTGCGGGTATGTTCACTTTCGAGGCGATGGTTGCGGCCGGGAAACGGATATCCGACGCGGAACTGAATGCCGTCGAAGCAACGCTCGACTGCCATGAAGTGATCAATATGCAGTATACTTCCGGTACGACAGGTTTTCCCAAGGGGGTCATGCTGACCCACTTCAATCTCGTCAACAATGGGTTTAATATCGGCGAGTGCATGAAATTTACCGAAAAAGACCGTCTCTGCATCACGGTGCCCTTTTTCCATTGTTTCGGCTGCGTACTGGGGGTCATGGCCTGCGTTACCCATGGATCTACCATGGTGCCGGTGGAAATCTTCGACCCGCTCAAGGTGCTGCAGACCGTTGAACAGGAGAAGTGCACGGCGCTCCATGGCGTGCCGACCATGTTCATCGCGGAACTGGAACACCCGGAATTCTCAAAGTTTGATCTGAGCAGCCTGCGAACCGGCATTATGGCCGGTTCGGTTTGCCCTATCGAGGTGATGAAGCGTGCGGTGAAGGATATGAACCTGACCGAGATCACCAGCGTCTACGGCCAGACCGAATCCTCCCCCGGCATTACCCAGACCCGCACCGACGACCCGATCGAACTGCGGGTGGCTACCGTTGGCCGGGCTTTGCCGGGTGCCGAAGTCAAGATCATCGACATCGAAACCGGCGCCACCCTGCCTCCCGGAAAGCAGGGAGAGCTTTGCGGGCGCGGGTATATGGTCATGAGAGGCTACTACAAAATGCCGGAGGAAACCGCCAAGGTGATCGACTCCGACGGCTGGCTGCACACCGGCGATCTGGCTATCATGGATGAGAACGGTTACTGCAAGATCACGGGCCGGATCAAACAGATGATCATCAGGGGTGGGGAGAACATATACCCTCGAGAGATCGAGGAGTTCCTCTATACCCATCCCAAGGTTTCCGATGTCCAGATCTACGGTGTGCCGGACCGCAAATACGGCGAACAGGTCATGGCGGCCATTATCCTCAAAAAAGGGATGGAGATGACCGAGGCTGAGGTGCGGGAATTCTGCAAGGGCAAAATCGCCAACTACAAGATTCCCAAGTATGTTAAGTTTGTTGACGGCTATCCCATGACCGCCTCGGGCAAGATCCAGAAATTCAAACTTCGGGAGATGGCCATTAAAGAGTTGCAATTGGAGGATGCCAGCGAGACGGCGTAG